In Rutidosis leptorrhynchoides isolate AG116_Rl617_1_P2 chromosome 2, CSIRO_AGI_Rlap_v1, whole genome shotgun sequence, one genomic interval encodes:
- the LOC139893191 gene encoding serine/threonine-protein phosphatase BSL1-like isoform X2, which produces MDLVSQRYLVTFGGNDGKKVLSDTWALDTAHKPYMWLRLNPEVDKPSARMYTTVSARSDGMFCSVVEETPHALCLWTAYA; this is translated from the exons ATGGACTTAGTTTCTCAACGATACCTTGTTACTTTTGGCGGAAATGATG GAAAGAAAGTTCTTTCAGATACATGGGCTTTAGATACTGCTCATAAACCATATATGTGGCTTAGGCTAAATCCAGAAGTGGATAAACCTTCAGCTAGAAT GTATACTACCGTAAGTGCACGATCAGATGGTATGTTTTGCTCTGTGGTGGAAGAGACACCTCATGCACT ATGCTTATGGACTGCTTATGCATAA
- the LOC139893191 gene encoding serine/threonine-protein phosphatase BSL1-like isoform X1 codes for MDLVSQRYLVTFGGNDGKKVLSDTWALDTAHKPYMWLRLNPEVDKPSARMYTTVSARSDGMFCSVVEETPHALYDLVLMSMI; via the exons ATGGACTTAGTTTCTCAACGATACCTTGTTACTTTTGGCGGAAATGATG GAAAGAAAGTTCTTTCAGATACATGGGCTTTAGATACTGCTCATAAACCATATATGTGGCTTAGGCTAAATCCAGAAGTGGATAAACCTTCAGCTAGAAT GTATACTACCGTAAGTGCACGATCAGATGGTATGTTTTGCTCTGTGGTGGAAGAGACACCTCATGCACTGTACGACCTTGTGTTAATGTCTATGATTTAG